Proteins encoded within one genomic window of Bradyrhizobium sp. CB1717:
- a CDS encoding terminase, which produces MPGAIAALSGAGARMSIALDIARLVDPSLFALDCGLIAEGWQSAWLRKRPRKVAASCSRQSGKSTTAALIGLQTAVSIPGSLSVIGGPAQRQSSEFVRAIKGLHDRLSRTDPNTPCLVGDSVTRIELENKSRVIALPSDPATVRGLSAVACLVLDEVGFIPDAGDILTALAPMQAGVENPQTILLSTPNGDKNFWHDLWHNGDPSWHRIEVPWWKSKRLSADPQFIEDQRQLLGQRKFSQEFELAWLPSEDAAFDVAGIDAMFDNDLKGLNLLCPR; this is translated from the coding sequence ATGCCCGGTGCCATTGCCGCGCTGTCCGGTGCCGGCGCCCGCATGAGCATCGCACTGGACATCGCTCGCCTGGTCGACCCGAGCCTTTTCGCCTTGGACTGCGGCCTGATCGCTGAGGGGTGGCAGTCGGCATGGCTACGGAAGCGCCCGCGGAAGGTTGCCGCGTCCTGTAGCCGGCAGTCAGGAAAGAGCACCACGGCCGCCCTGATCGGCCTGCAAACCGCCGTCTCGATCCCGGGCAGCCTTTCCGTCATAGGCGGCCCAGCACAACGTCAGAGTTCGGAGTTTGTGCGAGCCATAAAAGGGCTGCACGACCGGCTGTCCCGCACCGACCCGAACACGCCGTGCCTGGTCGGCGACTCCGTGACTCGGATTGAGCTCGAAAATAAATCCCGCGTGATCGCCCTTCCAAGTGACCCCGCCACGGTAAGGGGTCTTTCGGCCGTGGCCTGCCTGGTCCTCGACGAAGTTGGATTTATCCCTGATGCCGGCGACATCCTGACCGCGCTGGCCCCGATGCAGGCCGGCGTCGAGAACCCACAAACGATCCTTCTCAGCACACCGAACGGCGACAAGAATTTTTGGCACGACCTTTGGCACAACGGTGACCCGTCCTGGCATCGCATCGAAGTGCCGTGGTGGAAATCGAAACGGCTCAGTGCCGACCCGCAGTTTATCGAGGATCAGCGCCAATTGCTGGGCCAGCGGAAATTTAGCCAAGAATTCGAGTTGGCCTGGCTGCCGTCCGAAGACGCCGCCTTTGATGTAGCCGGCATTGACGCAATGTTCGACAACGACCTGAAAGGACTCAACCTGCTATGCCCACGCTAG
- a CDS encoding AAA family ATPase: MTDQYRENVAVATSNFDPTAIRTHFSHLHHAAARANVPNGKLCLAVYGEDPDTGERVTSVQHFAIGDHEGMAQAAMQFDGMPHHNVYAPLVVFKSDVEPGTRAEKDIAAVFGFVIDGDSDKGRAAPTSPLPADCIIESSSGNLQHFLFLDRPLPPDEAKAFGNAIKRATGADAANDIGHVWRVPGALNWPNASKLKRGRSREPQPVTVKQPWDKWTGVADLRAILAPHWETPRERAAVATPRGKACPDNTRRALDWMIENNKITNDESWRKAGMALRDEFGDDPGLSLFSRICHGRTVDKSAFNRWYSYTPGDGIGIGTLRHMVNEAGCPHTIRDKIDWTPAIANLPAVVDAAPRFLFETLSDLRRLPVAKWLVDGWIPEQGVGLFYGEYAGGKSFIIFDLILHLVYGLPEWHGTKLPGQPIDVLYIAREGASGFRERVDAFKAHHGITADTDRLIFMRSPANLGDASQFEDLKAAVAGAGRAFKMAVVDTVGRALPGEDFNEGKSITGFMERLQQLGEIGGGVAVGVHHVNKSGEAYGSVYFGASSDFMFLVERDGDPKRDPLRRGRISCAKMKDGPDGWYRLVEYQSTGNSLVVARLNEGIAGLAGGKPKKLTNHDKLALQALGEALKAVGQSRSEMGGARCVTINEWLDACFKHGGVSPDAAKPTRDLHNRQVNLIAEGIILVIDGFVRIIDHGAGKAPPPVSNIPAGQLPLVPVR; this comes from the coding sequence ATGACCGATCAATACCGTGAAAACGTTGCTGTGGCAACTAGCAATTTCGATCCCACCGCTATCCGCACCCATTTCTCGCATCTGCACCACGCCGCAGCCCGCGCCAACGTCCCCAACGGTAAACTGTGCCTAGCGGTCTACGGTGAGGACCCGGACACTGGCGAGCGCGTCACCAGCGTGCAGCATTTCGCCATCGGTGACCATGAGGGCATGGCTCAGGCCGCGATGCAATTCGATGGCATGCCGCATCACAACGTTTATGCGCCGCTCGTTGTCTTTAAGTCTGACGTCGAACCGGGCACGCGCGCCGAAAAGGATATCGCCGCGGTATTCGGCTTTGTCATCGATGGCGACTCGGACAAGGGCAGGGCCGCCCCGACATCACCGCTGCCGGCCGATTGCATCATCGAATCGAGCAGCGGCAATTTGCAACACTTCCTATTCCTTGACCGACCGTTGCCGCCCGATGAGGCGAAAGCGTTCGGCAACGCCATCAAGCGCGCGACCGGCGCCGACGCCGCGAACGATATCGGACACGTGTGGCGCGTTCCCGGCGCGCTGAATTGGCCGAACGCGAGCAAGCTAAAGCGCGGTCGATCGCGCGAGCCCCAGCCCGTCACCGTCAAGCAGCCTTGGGACAAGTGGACAGGCGTTGCCGACCTGCGCGCCATCCTGGCACCGCATTGGGAAACGCCGCGCGAACGCGCCGCAGTTGCAACGCCGCGCGGAAAAGCCTGCCCCGATAACACGCGCCGCGCGCTGGATTGGATGATAGAGAACAACAAAATCACCAATGACGAGAGTTGGCGCAAAGCTGGCATGGCATTGCGTGACGAATTCGGTGACGATCCCGGATTGAGTCTTTTCAGCCGCATCTGTCACGGTCGGACCGTCGACAAATCGGCGTTCAACCGTTGGTATTCGTACACTCCCGGTGACGGTATCGGAATCGGCACGCTGCGGCACATGGTCAATGAAGCCGGTTGCCCGCACACGATCCGGGATAAAATCGACTGGACTCCTGCAATTGCCAACCTGCCCGCCGTGGTCGATGCAGCGCCGCGCTTCCTGTTCGAGACGCTGTCAGACCTCCGCCGCTTGCCGGTCGCGAAGTGGCTTGTGGACGGATGGATTCCCGAACAGGGAGTCGGGTTGTTCTATGGCGAATATGCCGGCGGAAAATCCTTCATCATTTTCGATTTGATTCTGCATCTGGTTTACGGCCTGCCCGAGTGGCACGGCACGAAATTGCCCGGCCAACCGATCGACGTCCTGTATATCGCCAGGGAGGGCGCCAGCGGTTTCAGGGAACGCGTTGACGCGTTCAAGGCGCATCACGGCATAACCGCTGATACCGATCGATTGATATTCATGCGGTCGCCCGCGAACCTTGGCGACGCCAGCCAGTTCGAGGATCTGAAAGCAGCCGTTGCCGGCGCCGGTCGCGCGTTCAAAATGGCCGTGGTCGACACGGTCGGCCGCGCGTTGCCGGGTGAGGATTTCAACGAGGGAAAATCCATCACTGGATTTATGGAGCGCCTGCAGCAATTGGGCGAGATCGGCGGAGGCGTCGCCGTTGGCGTCCATCATGTCAATAAATCTGGCGAGGCATACGGTTCGGTCTATTTCGGCGCATCGTCCGATTTCATGTTCCTGGTCGAGCGCGACGGCGATCCGAAACGCGATCCGCTGCGCCGTGGTCGGATCAGTTGCGCAAAGATGAAAGACGGCCCGGACGGATGGTATCGCTTGGTCGAATATCAGAGCACCGGAAATAGCCTTGTCGTGGCTCGCCTGAATGAGGGGATCGCAGGGTTGGCTGGCGGCAAACCGAAAAAGCTGACCAACCACGACAAGCTGGCGCTGCAGGCGCTCGGCGAGGCGCTTAAGGCGGTAGGACAGTCGCGGTCGGAAATGGGTGGCGCGCGGTGCGTTACAATCAATGAATGGCTGGACGCCTGCTTCAAACACGGCGGAGTGTCACCCGACGCTGCCAAGCCGACGCGAGATTTGCACAATCGGCAAGTGAACCTGATCGCCGAAGGCATCATCCTGGTCATTGACGGATTTGTCCGAATTATCGACCACGGGGCAGGAAAGGCTCCGCCGCCGGTGTCGAATATTCCGGCCGGTCAATTACCGCTCGTTCCGGTACGCTGA